The following are encoded in a window of Caballeronia sp. NK8 genomic DNA:
- a CDS encoding M14 family metallopeptidase: MNAYPIEITFPDIGAHAAGNAGVPYVHTFDSGIHGPHVMINALTHGNEVCGAIVVDALLRAQLKPRRGKLTLAFANVDAYARFDAEKPDASRFVDQDFNRVWTAQTLDDASRDSSELRRARAMRPVVETVDLLLDLHSMHEKSKPLIVAGPLDKGIELSAKLGTPATVICDEGHPEGRRMRDYEGFGDAGSPKNALLIECGQHWEANAVTVARDVTARFLALSGVVDEEDLPAGWIQPSPPEMLVVRVTEPVVAKSMDFRFAGDYTGLEVFADAGSVIGWLDGEPVKTPYDDCMLVMPSLRQLRPGVTVVRLGKIERRIQST, from the coding sequence ATGAACGCGTATCCGATCGAGATCACGTTTCCCGATATCGGCGCGCATGCGGCGGGAAATGCGGGCGTGCCTTATGTGCATACCTTCGATTCGGGCATTCATGGTCCGCATGTGATGATCAACGCGCTCACGCACGGCAACGAGGTGTGCGGCGCGATCGTCGTCGATGCGTTGCTGCGCGCGCAATTGAAACCGCGGCGCGGCAAGCTCACGCTCGCATTCGCCAACGTCGATGCCTACGCGCGCTTCGATGCAGAGAAGCCCGACGCATCGCGCTTCGTCGATCAGGACTTCAATCGAGTATGGACCGCGCAGACGCTCGACGACGCCTCGCGTGATTCGAGCGAACTGCGCCGCGCCCGCGCGATGCGGCCTGTCGTCGAAACGGTGGATCTGCTGCTCGATCTTCATTCGATGCATGAGAAGAGCAAGCCGCTGATCGTTGCCGGGCCGCTGGACAAGGGCATCGAACTGTCGGCGAAGCTCGGCACGCCGGCGACCGTCATCTGCGATGAAGGCCATCCTGAAGGCCGGCGCATGCGTGATTACGAAGGCTTCGGCGATGCGGGAAGCCCGAAGAACGCGTTGCTCATCGAATGCGGACAACATTGGGAAGCGAATGCGGTCACGGTTGCGCGTGATGTGACGGCGCGCTTTCTCGCGCTGTCCGGCGTGGTCGACGAGGAAGACTTGCCCGCGGGCTGGATACAGCCATCGCCGCCGGAAATGCTTGTCGTGCGCGTGACGGAACCCGTCGTTGCAAAGAGCATGGACTTCCGTTTCGCCGGCGATTACACCGGTCTCGAAGTGTTTGCTGATGCGGGCAGTGTGATCGGCTGGCTGGATGGCGAGCCTGTCAAAACGCCATATGACGATTGCATGCTGGTGATGCCGTCGTTGCGGCAGTTGCGGCCGGGGGTGACGGTCGTGAGGCTCGGCAAGATCGAGAGACGCATTCAATCCACCTAA
- a CDS encoding ABC transporter permease, giving the protein MMTTAKRILQDTAVMHAATIDPSVRHQRREDRTMLMLMAPALLVVIVLLVVPLAWLSWQSLYHDGVFSLVNYRRVFTGAYLDTFLLTFKLSFIVTAITLLLGYPVAYFAASISPRWSALVLGMVILPFWTSVLVRTYAWLVLLQRTGLINKALLGMGLIDRPLQLSYNQFGTIIAMVHILLPFMVLPLYSAMQKIPPNLSQAGASLGGSPLHVFLRVFLPLSMSGVLAGVTLVFVLCLGFYITPELMGGGKSMMVSMIVSRNVEIYNSWGAASSVSVVLLICVFAIFYGVSRVIPLERTLGAK; this is encoded by the coding sequence ATGATGACGACAGCCAAACGGATTCTCCAGGACACCGCCGTGATGCATGCCGCCACGATCGACCCCTCGGTGCGCCATCAGCGCCGCGAAGACCGCACGATGCTGATGTTGATGGCGCCCGCGTTGCTGGTGGTGATCGTGCTGCTCGTCGTGCCGCTCGCGTGGCTTTCGTGGCAGTCGCTTTATCACGACGGCGTGTTCTCGCTCGTGAACTATCGGCGCGTCTTCACGGGCGCATATCTCGACACGTTCCTGCTGACCTTCAAGCTCAGCTTCATCGTGACGGCCATTACGCTGCTGCTCGGTTATCCGGTCGCGTATTTCGCGGCGTCGATCTCGCCGCGATGGAGCGCGCTCGTGCTCGGCATGGTGATCCTGCCGTTCTGGACCAGCGTGCTCGTGCGTACCTATGCATGGCTCGTGCTGTTGCAACGCACGGGGCTCATCAACAAGGCGCTGCTCGGCATGGGTTTGATCGATCGGCCCTTGCAGCTTTCGTATAACCAGTTCGGCACCATCATCGCGATGGTGCATATCCTTCTGCCGTTCATGGTGCTGCCGCTGTATTCCGCGATGCAGAAGATTCCGCCGAATCTTTCGCAGGCGGGCGCGAGCCTCGGTGGTTCGCCGCTGCATGTGTTCCTGCGCGTGTTTCTTCCGCTCTCGATGAGCGGCGTGCTTGCGGGCGTGACGCTCGTGTTCGTGCTGTGCCTCGGCTTCTACATCACGCCGGAACTGATGGGCGGCGGCAAGTCGATGATGGTGTCCATGATCGTGAGCCGCAACGTCGAGATCTACAACAGCTGGGGCGCGGCGAGCTCGGTGAGCGTGGTGCTGCTCATCTGCGTGTTCGCGATCTTCTACGGCGTGAGCCGCGTGATTCCGCTCGAAAGGACATTGGGGGCGAAATGA
- a CDS encoding FAD-binding oxidoreductase → MRAPTTASRPQPESLWRAMAARVPAMDAPVSTGAPLARDIDVEVAIIGAGYSGLSAAYALQKRGVECAVLDANPVGWGASGRNGGVVSSKFRLSFPAIAGAHGIDVAKRMHRLAHDGVRTVEALIDEFRLTRARFEHTGSLRCAHTERALASICAEADWVRTKLGDASMTVQSRAQVQHETGSKGFVGGVLSADAGTILPLEYVRGIAAGLTARGVPIYEATPVIDMSRAQDGRVHLRAPGGTVRARQVIVATNAYSNLTDATASYHRELVPFRSAMIATAPLSPELDAQLMVQRRSYTETRRMMKWFRKVDGRMLFGGRDAFGKEGEPTGFDALQRAMVALFPQLKDVAVEYRWSGYVGMTFNALPHVGRSDDATTFCLGYNGAGIAMASLIGQHAAALALGEKPELALLAQDGLRPVPFHALRAPGVRLVAAWYQFLDAVGA, encoded by the coding sequence ATGCGCGCCCCGACCACAGCATCGCGCCCGCAACCCGAATCGCTATGGCGGGCGATGGCCGCGCGCGTGCCCGCGATGGACGCGCCGGTCAGCACGGGAGCGCCGCTCGCACGCGACATTGACGTGGAGGTGGCGATCATCGGCGCGGGTTATTCGGGCTTGAGCGCCGCGTATGCGCTGCAAAAGCGCGGCGTCGAATGCGCAGTGCTCGATGCGAATCCGGTCGGCTGGGGCGCGAGCGGGCGCAATGGCGGCGTGGTGTCGTCGAAGTTCCGGCTGTCGTTCCCGGCGATCGCGGGCGCGCATGGCATCGATGTCGCGAAACGCATGCATCGGCTCGCGCATGACGGCGTGCGCACGGTCGAGGCGCTCATCGACGAATTCAGGCTGACGCGCGCTCGCTTTGAACATACGGGCAGTTTGCGCTGCGCGCATACGGAGCGCGCGCTCGCATCGATCTGTGCCGAAGCAGACTGGGTTCGCACGAAGCTCGGCGATGCATCGATGACCGTGCAATCGCGCGCGCAAGTGCAGCATGAAACAGGCTCGAAGGGCTTCGTCGGCGGCGTGCTGAGCGCGGACGCGGGCACGATCTTGCCGCTCGAATACGTGCGCGGCATCGCGGCGGGCCTGACCGCGCGCGGCGTGCCGATCTACGAAGCGACACCGGTGATCGACATGTCGCGCGCGCAGGACGGCCGCGTGCATTTGCGCGCGCCGGGCGGCACGGTACGCGCGAGACAGGTGATCGTCGCGACCAACGCGTACTCGAATCTGACCGATGCCACGGCTTCGTATCATCGTGAACTCGTGCCGTTCAGAAGCGCGATGATCGCAACGGCGCCGCTCTCGCCCGAACTCGATGCGCAACTCATGGTGCAACGCCGCAGCTATACGGAAACGCGCCGCATGATGAAGTGGTTCCGGAAGGTCGATGGCCGCATGCTCTTCGGCGGCCGCGATGCATTCGGCAAGGAAGGCGAGCCGACCGGCTTCGATGCGCTGCAACGCGCGATGGTCGCGCTCTTTCCGCAATTGAAGGATGTGGCGGTGGAGTATCGCTGGTCGGGTTATGTCGGCATGACGTTCAACGCGCTGCCGCATGTCGGCCGCAGCGACGACGCCACCACGTTCTGTCTCGGCTACAACGGCGCGGGCATCGCAATGGCGAGTCTCATCGGTCAGCACGCGGCGGCGCTCGCGCTCGGCGAAAAGCCGGAACTCGCGCTGCTGGCGCAAGACGGCTTGCGGCCAGTGCCGTTTCATGCGCTGCGCGCGCCGGGCGTGAGGCTCGTCGCCGCGTGGTATCAGTTTCTCGACGCAGTAGGTGCATGA
- a CDS encoding HAD-IA family hydrolase: MNLTDFKVLTFDVVGTLINFEKGVLDSVRRLGGPKAKDLTDDQIFEPYMDGRAKHPGRSSHEMANVYLHLAKQLGLPDDAQSAAAFQRDVLEWPAFEDSVAALKRLRKHFRLVAMTNADRVALSAYAHTLGNPFDDTVCCDETGVAKPDPQFFAYNRGRQAAFGYKFEEILHTAQSQYHDIGIATKLGYATCWIERRQGLKGFGATPVPEAVTTPTWKFATLAALADAVDAEVRAAA, encoded by the coding sequence ATGAATCTCACTGATTTCAAGGTTCTGACGTTCGATGTCGTCGGCACGCTGATCAACTTCGAAAAGGGCGTGCTGGATTCCGTGCGCCGGCTGGGCGGGCCGAAGGCAAAGGACCTGACCGACGATCAGATCTTCGAGCCGTATATGGACGGACGTGCGAAGCATCCGGGCCGATCGAGCCATGAGATGGCGAATGTCTATCTGCATCTCGCGAAGCAACTCGGCCTGCCCGACGACGCGCAATCCGCCGCTGCATTTCAGCGCGATGTGCTCGAATGGCCCGCGTTCGAGGACTCCGTCGCTGCGTTGAAGCGTCTGCGCAAGCACTTCCGTCTGGTGGCGATGACCAATGCGGATCGCGTGGCGTTGTCGGCTTACGCGCATACGCTCGGCAATCCGTTCGACGATACCGTGTGCTGCGATGAAACCGGTGTCGCGAAGCCCGATCCGCAGTTCTTCGCCTATAACCGTGGACGTCAGGCTGCGTTCGGCTACAAGTTCGAAGAGATTCTGCATACGGCGCAGAGCCAGTATCACGACATCGGCATCGCGACGAAGCTCGGTTATGCGACGTGCTGGATCGAGCGGCGTCAGGGCCTGAAGGGCTTTGGCGCGACACCCGTGCCCGAAGCCGTCACCACGCCGACGTGGAAGTTCGCGACGCTGGCCGCGCTCGCGGATGCCGTGGACGCCGAAGTGCGCGCCGCTGCCTGA
- a CDS encoding ABC transporter substrate-binding protein — MKIARFRCPHFPIRPLAMTLLLSIAGTAPAFAAGKITFVSQGGAYQEAQTKAILDPAAKELGITITQDSIPDAWPQIKAQGATGKPIWDVVDTPTSNCLRGGREGLLEKLDFSKIPNAAAIPEKYRTPYSVAYEFYSTVIGYNKKTLKKVPQSWKDFWDVKNFPGTRALRNDPMTVLEAALLADGVPRDKLYPLDVDRAFKKLEEIKPNVTVWWTSGGQSAQLLHDGEVDMTMIWNGRASAVMKDDPNIAFTFNDGILQNTQLCILKNAPNLNDAVRFLNAAVSPELQANLPLYIDYGPGNPAAFKTGKITDKRAAELPSAPANAAKQALLSEEWWATEPGIQAKARWLKFMQ, encoded by the coding sequence ATGAAGATTGCAAGGTTCCGCTGTCCGCACTTCCCCATTCGCCCGCTCGCCATGACCTTGCTGCTGTCCATCGCGGGCACGGCGCCGGCGTTCGCCGCGGGCAAGATCACGTTCGTATCGCAGGGCGGCGCGTATCAGGAAGCGCAGACCAAGGCGATTCTCGATCCCGCCGCGAAAGAACTCGGCATCACGATCACGCAGGACAGCATTCCGGACGCGTGGCCGCAAATCAAGGCGCAAGGGGCCACCGGCAAGCCGATCTGGGATGTCGTCGATACGCCGACCTCGAACTGTCTGCGCGGCGGGCGCGAAGGCCTGCTGGAGAAGCTCGATTTCTCGAAGATCCCGAACGCGGCAGCCATTCCCGAGAAATACCGCACGCCGTACTCGGTGGCCTACGAGTTCTATTCGACCGTCATCGGCTATAACAAGAAAACGCTCAAGAAGGTGCCGCAAAGCTGGAAGGACTTCTGGGACGTGAAGAATTTTCCCGGCACGCGCGCGCTGCGCAACGACCCGATGACCGTGCTCGAAGCCGCGCTGCTCGCGGATGGCGTGCCGCGCGACAAGCTCTATCCGCTCGATGTGGATCGCGCCTTCAAGAAGCTCGAAGAGATCAAGCCGAACGTCACGGTGTGGTGGACATCGGGTGGCCAGTCCGCGCAATTGCTGCACGATGGCGAAGTCGACATGACGATGATCTGGAACGGCCGCGCGAGCGCCGTGATGAAGGATGATCCCAACATCGCCTTCACGTTCAACGATGGCATTCTGCAGAACACGCAGCTTTGCATCCTGAAGAACGCGCCGAATCTGAACGACGCCGTGCGCTTTCTGAACGCGGCCGTGTCGCCGGAATTGCAGGCGAATCTGCCGCTTTATATCGACTATGGTCCGGGCAATCCGGCCGCCTTCAAGACCGGCAAGATCACCGACAAGCGCGCGGCCGAACTGCCGAGCGCGCCGGCAAACGCAGCGAAGCAGGCGCTCTTGTCGGAGGAATGGTGGGCCACCGAGCCCGGCATTCAGGCCAAGGCGCGCTGGCTCAAGTTCATGCAGTGA
- a CDS encoding ABC transporter permease: MNTISLGRVTLGATVMLILAFLMIPVVIVVPLSFSDARFLTFPPPAYSLRWYHAFFDNPAWIDAAKTTFAASTCAALIATPLGVAAAYGIQYGSHWSLRYLRPLLMLPLMVPIIIVAVGVFFVFTQAGYVNTLGGLIIADTMLGLPYVLISVGADLRTFDRTQEMVARSLGMNRFRAFMAVTLPQIKASVISGAVFVFIQALDETVVALFISGGSNQTLTRRMFVTLRDEIDPTIAAISTMLTALTLCLVMIVVVSRRSTAVARA, translated from the coding sequence ATGAATACGATATCGCTAGGACGTGTGACGCTGGGGGCAACGGTGATGCTGATTCTCGCGTTCCTGATGATTCCGGTCGTGATCGTCGTGCCGCTTTCCTTCTCCGATGCGCGCTTCCTGACGTTCCCGCCGCCGGCTTATTCGCTGCGCTGGTATCACGCGTTCTTCGATAACCCCGCATGGATCGATGCCGCCAAGACCACCTTCGCGGCCTCCACATGCGCGGCGCTGATCGCGACGCCGCTCGGCGTCGCGGCGGCGTATGGCATCCAGTACGGATCGCACTGGTCGCTGCGCTATCTGCGCCCGTTGCTGATGCTGCCGTTGATGGTGCCTATCATCATCGTCGCGGTGGGCGTATTCTTCGTCTTCACGCAAGCGGGTTATGTGAACACGCTGGGCGGACTGATCATCGCGGATACGATGCTCGGCCTGCCTTATGTGCTCATCTCCGTGGGCGCGGACTTGCGCACGTTCGATCGCACGCAGGAGATGGTCGCGCGCAGTCTCGGCATGAACCGCTTTCGCGCCTTCATGGCGGTGACGTTGCCGCAGATCAAGGCGAGCGTGATTTCCGGCGCGGTGTTCGTGTTCATTCAGGCGCTCGATGAAACCGTCGTCGCGCTGTTCATTTCGGGCGGCAGTAACCAGACGCTCACGCGCCGCATGTTCGTCACGCTGCGCGATGAAATCGATCCGACCATTGCCGCCATCAGTACGATGTTGACGGCGCTGACCTTGTGCCTCGTGATGATCGTCGTCGTGAGCCGTCGGTCAACGGCTGTGGCGCGAGCCTGA
- a CDS encoding ABC transporter ATP-binding protein: MDARAKTGVSIRSATKRYGAVTALDDVSLDIAPGEFVSLLGPSGSGKTTLLGILGGFVQPSSGSVWVGERDITFAPPHKREIGIVFQNYALFPHMSVGENVAFSLRARREPKSTWAKRVADALAMVELKGYEDRGIHQLSGGQKQRVALARAIVFQPQLILMDEPLSALDKQLRETMQIELRRLHRQLGATIVNVTHDQREALTMSDRVAVLKDGRLVQIDTPERLYDRPCDAFVASFIGEATMLDVTRAGDDAVRLGDTVLRTAHPLPHGEKLLLAVQTEKLVIDGDAGHAHVNRLSCRVTEVLYQGESLRVFAALPDGTAISLRQPGSHEARKRIPAPGALMTVALDPQDTIVVSA, translated from the coding sequence ATGGACGCACGCGCTAAAACCGGAGTGTCGATCAGGTCCGCGACCAAGCGCTACGGCGCGGTGACAGCGCTGGACGATGTATCGCTCGATATCGCGCCGGGTGAGTTCGTCTCGCTGCTCGGTCCGTCGGGTTCGGGCAAGACGACGCTGCTCGGCATCCTCGGCGGTTTCGTGCAGCCGTCTTCGGGCAGCGTGTGGGTCGGCGAGCGTGACATTACATTTGCGCCGCCGCACAAGCGCGAGATCGGCATCGTGTTTCAGAACTACGCGCTCTTTCCGCACATGAGCGTGGGTGAGAACGTCGCGTTCTCATTGCGCGCGCGCCGCGAGCCGAAATCGACCTGGGCGAAACGCGTCGCCGATGCGCTCGCGATGGTCGAGCTCAAAGGTTATGAAGACCGCGGCATTCATCAGCTTTCCGGCGGACAGAAACAACGCGTCGCGCTCGCGCGCGCAATCGTGTTTCAACCGCAACTCATTCTGATGGACGAACCGCTCTCTGCACTCGACAAGCAGTTGCGCGAGACCATGCAGATCGAATTGCGCAGACTGCATCGTCAGCTCGGCGCGACCATCGTCAACGTGACGCACGATCAGCGCGAGGCGCTCACGATGAGCGATCGCGTCGCTGTCCTGAAGGATGGCCGGCTCGTGCAGATCGATACGCCCGAGCGCCTGTACGACCGCCCCTGCGATGCGTTCGTCGCGAGCTTCATCGGCGAAGCGACGATGCTCGACGTCACGCGCGCCGGCGACGATGCCGTGCGTCTCGGCGACACGGTTCTGCGCACCGCGCATCCTTTGCCACACGGCGAAAAGCTGTTGCTCGCCGTGCAGACGGAAAAGCTCGTCATCGACGGCGATGCGGGTCACGCGCATGTGAACCGTCTTTCATGCCGCGTAACCGAAGTGCTCTATCAGGGCGAGAGCCTGCGCGTGTTCGCCGCGCTGCCCGACGGCACCGCTATCAGTCTTCGGCAACCCGGCAGCCATGAGGCGCGCAAGCGCATTCCCGCGCCAGGCGCCTTGATGACCGTCGCGCTCGATCCGCAGGACACGATTGTCGTATCGGCCTGA
- a CDS encoding GMC family oxidoreductase, with product MFDYLILGGGSAGCVLAARLSEDARAKVCLVEAGRDISARTMPDAIRSRYPGRAYLDRRNIWQQLKARMSMSGALRRYEQARLLGGGSAINALMANRGSPADYDEWETLGADGWNWRTCLPWFRKLETDCDFSGPLHGGDGPLRIQRPTWPRISPFVRAVLDSLAEHGHALHEDQNGPWEDGTFIGSIGASANGERIPTSVCYLDDTARARSNLTIRTDEVVERILFDGKRAIGARIVRADGTREELKARRVIVSAGAIHSPALLMRSGIGPADELAALGIDVLADRPGVGRNLMEHPSIAVSAFLPRAARTPFPDEHHEQAIVRFSSGMPDTVQGDMHGAILSRSGWHSVGYRLGTIFFWVNKSYSRGRVTLASASAFDEPDVDFAMLSDSRDLERLKLALRFGAAVLASPSMNAHRDVIFPSSYSPRVAAVAVPGTWNAVQRGALSALLDIAGPLRGALIKGVVTQGVGIEELLGDDSAMTAFVARNVGGTWHPSGTCRMGSSADPLAVTDSHGAVYGVEGLHVCDASLMPSIPCANTNVPTIMIAERVADVLRGAARDEHETAARAVNYSP from the coding sequence GTGTTCGACTATCTGATTCTGGGCGGCGGCTCGGCCGGCTGCGTGCTGGCCGCACGCCTTTCCGAAGATGCGCGCGCGAAGGTATGTCTCGTCGAAGCGGGCCGCGATATCTCCGCGCGCACGATGCCCGACGCCATTCGCAGCCGCTATCCGGGCCGCGCCTATCTCGACAGGCGCAACATCTGGCAGCAGTTGAAAGCGCGCATGAGCATGAGCGGCGCGCTGCGACGCTATGAACAGGCGCGGCTTCTGGGTGGCGGCTCCGCGATCAACGCGCTGATGGCCAATCGCGGCTCGCCCGCCGACTACGACGAGTGGGAAACGCTCGGCGCCGATGGCTGGAACTGGCGAACGTGTCTGCCCTGGTTTCGCAAGCTCGAAACGGATTGCGATTTCAGCGGCCCGTTGCACGGCGGCGATGGACCGCTGCGCATTCAACGCCCGACGTGGCCGCGCATTTCACCGTTCGTGCGCGCGGTGCTCGACTCGCTCGCCGAGCATGGTCACGCGCTGCACGAAGATCAGAACGGTCCGTGGGAAGACGGTACGTTCATCGGTTCGATTGGCGCGAGCGCGAACGGAGAACGCATCCCCACGTCGGTGTGTTATCTCGACGATACCGCACGCGCACGCAGCAATCTGACCATACGCACCGATGAAGTCGTCGAGCGCATCCTGTTCGATGGCAAGCGTGCGATCGGCGCGCGCATCGTTCGAGCCGACGGCACGCGTGAAGAGCTGAAGGCGCGGCGCGTGATCGTGTCGGCCGGTGCGATACACAGTCCCGCGTTGCTGATGCGAAGCGGCATCGGACCGGCCGATGAACTCGCCGCGCTCGGCATCGATGTGCTTGCAGATCGCCCGGGCGTCGGGCGCAATCTGATGGAACATCCGTCGATCGCCGTCTCCGCCTTCCTGCCGCGCGCCGCGCGCACGCCGTTTCCGGACGAGCATCACGAACAGGCGATCGTGCGCTTCTCTTCAGGCATGCCGGATACCGTGCAAGGCGACATGCATGGCGCGATTCTGTCGCGTTCGGGCTGGCATTCCGTGGGCTATAGGCTGGGCACGATCTTCTTCTGGGTCAACAAGTCGTACTCGCGCGGACGCGTGACGCTCGCGTCGGCGAGTGCGTTCGATGAACCTGATGTCGATTTCGCGATGCTCTCCGATTCGCGCGATCTCGAACGTCTCAAGCTCGCGTTGCGATTCGGCGCTGCCGTCCTGGCATCGCCCTCGATGAATGCGCATCGCGATGTGATCTTTCCATCGAGCTATTCGCCGCGCGTGGCGGCGGTGGCTGTGCCTGGGACATGGAACGCGGTGCAGCGTGGCGCGCTGAGCGCATTGCTCGATATCGCCGGACCTCTGCGCGGCGCGTTGATCAAGGGCGTCGTGACGCAAGGAGTGGGCATCGAAGAACTGCTCGGCGACGATAGCGCGATGACCGCGTTCGTCGCGCGCAATGTCGGAGGCACGTGGCATCCGTCGGGGACGTGCCGGATGGGTTCATCGGCCGATCCGCTGGCCGTGACCGATTCGCATGGCGCGGTGTACGGTGTCGAAGGACTGCATGTGTGCGATGCGTCGCTGATGCCTTCGATTCCGTGCGCCAATACGAATGTGCCGACGATCATGATCGCGGAACGGGTGGCGGATGTGTTACGTGGCGCGGCGCGTGACGAACATGAAACGGCCGCGCGCGCTGTGAACTACTCCCCGTAA
- a CDS encoding aldehyde dehydrogenase family protein, producing the protein MRHLQQFYIDGEWVEPSGSARLPVIDPSTEETIGEVALGDARDVDRAVAAARRAFVSFSQTRVEERVALLQRLLDAYIARYDEMADVISREIGAPTKLAHAWQAALGKRHIEETLRTVERFQWQRRKGTTLVNHEPVGVAALITPWNWPINQIVCKVAPAIAAGCTVVLKPSEVSPMNAILFAEIVDAAGVPKGVFNLVNGDGPTVGAALSAHPDIDMVSFTGSTRAGIEIAKLAAPTVKRVHQELGGKSANILLDDADFDAAVTAGVNSCFSNSGQSCNAPTRMLVPASRHDEAVAIALRAAQKHRVGPADDPATTMGPVVSDVQFGRVQRLIDVGIEEGASLVTGGPGRPDGLERGYYVKPTVFANVNPSMTIAREEIFGPVLAIMPYRDEEEAIAIANDTPYGLAAYVQSKDQARARRVAMRMRAGSVYVNYPAWDAGSPFGGYKQSGNGREYGEWGLEAFLEVKGIVGYGE; encoded by the coding sequence ATGCGACATCTCCAGCAGTTCTATATCGATGGCGAATGGGTCGAACCTTCGGGCAGCGCGCGTTTGCCTGTCATCGATCCGTCGACGGAAGAAACGATCGGCGAAGTCGCGCTCGGCGATGCGCGCGATGTCGATCGCGCGGTGGCGGCGGCGCGGCGCGCGTTCGTATCGTTTTCGCAGACGCGTGTGGAGGAGCGCGTCGCGTTGTTGCAGCGCCTGCTCGACGCGTACATCGCGCGCTATGACGAGATGGCCGACGTCATCTCGCGCGAGATCGGCGCGCCGACCAAGCTTGCGCATGCGTGGCAGGCCGCGCTCGGCAAGCGGCATATCGAGGAAACGCTGCGCACCGTCGAGCGCTTTCAGTGGCAGCGCAGGAAGGGCACGACGCTCGTCAATCACGAACCCGTGGGCGTGGCCGCGCTCATCACGCCGTGGAACTGGCCGATCAATCAGATCGTGTGCAAGGTCGCGCCGGCCATCGCGGCGGGCTGCACGGTGGTGCTCAAACCGAGCGAAGTGTCGCCGATGAACGCGATCCTGTTCGCCGAAATCGTCGACGCGGCCGGCGTGCCCAAAGGCGTGTTCAATCTCGTCAATGGCGACGGTCCGACGGTCGGCGCCGCGTTGAGCGCGCATCCGGATATCGACATGGTGTCGTTCACCGGATCGACGCGTGCGGGCATCGAGATCGCGAAGCTGGCCGCGCCGACGGTGAAGCGCGTGCATCAGGAACTGGGCGGCAAGTCGGCGAACATCCTGCTCGACGATGCCGATTTCGACGCCGCCGTGACTGCGGGCGTGAACTCGTGCTTCAGCAACAGCGGGCAATCGTGCAATGCGCCCACGCGCATGCTCGTGCCCGCATCGCGGCACGATGAAGCCGTGGCGATCGCCTTGCGCGCGGCGCAGAAACATCGTGTCGGGCCGGCCGACGATCCTGCCACGACGATGGGCCCCGTCGTCAGCGATGTGCAGTTCGGGCGCGTGCAACGGCTGATCGATGTCGGCATCGAAGAGGGCGCTTCACTGGTGACGGGCGGACCCGGACGTCCCGATGGACTCGAACGCGGGTATTACGTGAAGCCGACCGTGTTTGCGAATGTGAATCCGTCGATGACGATCGCGCGGGAGGAAATCTTCGGGCCGGTGCTCGCGATCATGCCGTATCGCGACGAGGAAGAGGCGATCGCCATCGCCAATGACACGCCGTATGGCCTCGCGGCGTATGTGCAGTCGAAGGATCAGGCGCGTGCGCGGCGCGTAGCGATGAGAATGCGCGCGGGTAGCGTGTACGTCAATTATCCGGCGTGGGATGCGGGGTCGCCGTTTGGCGGGTATAAGCAATCGGGGAACGGGCGGGAGTATGGCGAGTGGGGGTTGGAGGCATTTCTCGAGGTGAAGGGGATCGTGGGTTACGGGGAGTAG
- a CDS encoding cupin domain-containing protein, translating into MKVQQIKQSIAIEGLEDWGTAGLPGTQEIKVSGVQKVIPGSEAIDTGVFECTPGTYRRSVKQAEVMHFLAGRGSFTPDGEDTVHFTGGDTLFFEANTEGTWEVDETMRKVYVIF; encoded by the coding sequence ATGAAAGTTCAGCAGATCAAGCAGAGCATAGCAATCGAGGGACTGGAAGACTGGGGCACGGCGGGACTTCCCGGCACGCAGGAAATCAAGGTAAGCGGCGTCCAGAAAGTAATCCCGGGCAGCGAGGCAATCGATACCGGCGTATTCGAATGCACACCCGGCACGTACCGCCGCTCGGTGAAACAGGCCGAGGTGATGCATTTTCTCGCGGGCCGCGGCAGCTTCACCCCCGATGGCGAAGACACAGTTCATTTCACGGGCGGCGACACGCTCTTCTTTGAAGCAAACACCGAAGGCACATGGGAAGTCGATGAAACAATGCGCAAGGTCTACGTGATCTTCTAA